A stretch of Acidovorax sp. RAC01 DNA encodes these proteins:
- a CDS encoding LysR family transcriptional regulator: protein MRPHLLQDTALRYFLEVAEGGSLTEASARLHVAASALSRQIAALEAQLGTPLFERHPRGMVLTAAGEILAVHARRSVLDAERALGEIGALQGLRAGQVRLATSDAFANELVPRLCVEFQRSHAGIQFTVASLPTAQVPDAVRSGAADIGLCFSRAPQRDIAVAYRQSAPVLALMLPGHPLAAARSVTLADLARHPLALPPPETTVRQMIDIACSRQGLQLQPVLISNHAKTVVHFVLHGGGLSVASEIAVRHLVAEGAMAARPISDQGMDFRDIEVQTLAGRSLPRAAQAFLELLRERLPGPG from the coding sequence ATGCGCCCGCACCTGCTGCAAGACACCGCCCTGCGCTACTTTCTGGAAGTGGCCGAGGGCGGCTCGCTCACCGAGGCCTCGGCCCGCCTGCATGTGGCAGCGTCGGCCCTGAGCCGCCAGATTGCTGCTCTGGAGGCACAGCTGGGCACGCCGCTGTTCGAGCGCCATCCGCGCGGCATGGTGCTGACGGCGGCGGGCGAGATCCTGGCCGTGCACGCGCGCCGCAGCGTGCTGGACGCCGAGCGCGCCCTGGGCGAGATCGGTGCGCTGCAAGGTCTGCGCGCCGGGCAGGTGCGGCTGGCCACATCGGATGCGTTTGCCAACGAACTGGTGCCGCGCCTGTGCGTGGAGTTCCAGCGCAGCCATGCGGGCATCCAGTTCACCGTGGCATCGCTGCCCACGGCCCAGGTGCCCGATGCCGTGCGCAGCGGCGCGGCCGACATCGGCCTGTGCTTCAGCCGCGCGCCACAGCGCGACATTGCGGTGGCCTACCGCCAGAGCGCGCCGGTGCTGGCGCTGATGCTGCCCGGCCACCCGCTGGCCGCAGCCCGCAGCGTGACCCTGGCCGACCTGGCCCGCCACCCGCTGGCCCTGCCCCCGCCCGAAACCACCGTGCGCCAGATGATCGACATTGCCTGCAGCCGCCAGGGCCTGCAGCTGCAGCCGGTGCTCATCAGCAACCACGCCAAGACGGTGGTGCACTTTGTGCTGCACGGCGGCGGGCTGTCGGTGGCCAGCGAGATCGCCGTGCGCCACCTGGTGGCCGAAGGCGCCATGGCCGCGCGGCCCATCAGCGACCAGGGCATGGACTTTAGGGACATCGAGGTGCAGACGCTGGCCGGGCGCAGCCTGCCGCGGGCGGCGCAGGCGTTTCTGGAGCTGCTGCGGGAGCGGCTGCCGGGGCCGGGTTAA